One segment of Chionomys nivalis chromosome 1, mChiNiv1.1, whole genome shotgun sequence DNA contains the following:
- the Caprin2 gene encoding caprin-2 isoform X7: protein MKPTKTHANHNQHGEDHQPSTLSSASSPSQAYETYIENGLICLKHKIRNIEKKKLKLKDYKDRLNNGEQLNPDQLEAVEKYEEVLHNLEFAKELQKTFSVLSQDLLKAQKKAQKREHMLKLEAEKKKLRTILQVQYVLQSLTQEHVQKDLKGGLNGAMYLPSKELDYLIKFSKLTCPERNGSLSVEDQMEQSSLYFWDLLEGSEKAVVGTTYKHVKDLLSKLLNSGYFENVPVLKNSKEKEEEMVIQSEKKKQLLKTESIKESESLVELVQPKIQPQEFLNRRYMTQVNHSRKQENEERPWRADYARKPNLLKCWNTLPESDGQEKKQESLESWESSVKSQEVSKPVVSFDQGNLWSTLQEEQKQQISMTPVSHWKPETSKSKVGTPQEEQNIQDTPKPWVVQPQKEQDPKKVPSGSWTVSVQSEQSSGRSWTTPVCGEGDSTKPRTSVSWEHSAENQKHSLAPQSQTPLKSWGEASADLLPNDQLLPRKLNVKPKDVPRSVPQPLDSSSPFPKDPLLRKEKLQDLMAQIQGTCNFMQVASSVTCSSNACLATTDQASSGTETEFMTSETPEVFNVNAPLPPREEQEVKECPYSPGYNQNFTSASTQTISQCQLPAIHIEQTAQPPDTAAGYHPDGTVQVSNGSLTFYPVPTSVFPRPAQPSIRGCTRGGRLLMNPCWPSCGYKGFDSCRGPPSASNGNYSQLQLQATEYPGIPCTQGDNFQQCYNRSGISDGLQANSRGWSDSSQVSSPERDRETFNSGDSGQGDSRSMTPVDVPVTSPAAAIFPIHVYPLPQQMRVAFSAARTSNLAPGTLDQPIVFDLLLNNLGETFDLQLGRFNCPVNGTYVFIFHMLKLAVNVPLYVNLMKNEEVLVSAYANDGAPDHETASNHAILQLLQGDQIWLRLHRGAIYGSSWKYSTFSGYLLYQD, encoded by the exons GAAGCAGTGGAGAAGTATGAAGAGGTTCTGCATAATTTGGAATTCGCCAAGGAGCTTCAGAAAACCTTTTCTGTGCTGAGCCAAGAT CTACTGAAAGCACAGAAAAAGGCCCAGAAAAGGGAGCACATGCTAAAACTTGAGGCTGAGAAGAAAAAACTTCGAACTATACTTCAAGTTCAGTATGTGTTACAGAGCTTGACACAAGAACATGTACAAAAAGACCTCAAAGGGGGCTTGAATGGTGCAATGTATTTGCCTTCAAAAGAACTCGACTACCTCATTAAATTCTCAAAACTGACCTGCCCTGAAAGAAATGGAAGTCTGAG TGTTGAAGACCAGATGGAGCAGTCGTCCTTGTACTTTTGGGACCTTTTGGAAGGTAGTGAGAAAGCAGTGGTAGGAACGACAT ACAAACATGTGAAAGATCTTCTGTCTAAACTGCTGAACTCagggtattttgaaaatgtcCCAGTTCTCAAAAATTctaaggaaaaagaggaagagatggtaatacaatcagaaaagaagaaacagttaCTGAAGACTGAATCTATCAAAGAGTCAG aatcTCTTGTGGAACTTGTGCAGCCAAAAATACAACCACAGGAG TTTCTGAACAGACGCTATATGACACAAGTAAATCattcaagaaaacaagaaaacgaGGAACGACCTTGGAGAGCAGATTATGCTAGAAAACCAAATCTCCTCAAATGCTGGAATACGCTTCCTGAATCAGATGGTCAAGAGAAGAAGCAGGAGTCCTTGGAGTCTTGGGAGTCTTCTGTTAAGTCCCAGGAGGTATCAAAGCCTGTGGTTTCCTTCGATCAGGGGAACCTCTGGTCAACattgcaggaagagcagaagcaaCAGATTTCTATGACACCTGTCAGTCATTGGAAGCCAGAAACCTCTAAGTCCAAAGTGGGCACCCCTCAAGAAGAGCAGAACATACAGGATACACCAAAGCCATGGGTGGTTCAGCCTCAGAAAGAACAAGATCCAAAGAAGGTACCTTCTGGATCCTGGACAGTCTCTGTGCAAAGTGAACAGAGCAGCGGCAGGTCCTGGACCACTCCTGTGTGCGGAGAAGGGGATTCAACAAAGCCTCGAACTTCAGTGTCCTGGGAACACAGTGCTGAGAACCAGAAACACTCCTTAGCACCACAGTCACAGACTCCTCTAAAGTCCTGGGGGGAAGCTTCAGCTGACCTGTTACCAAATGACCAGCTCCTGCCCAGGAAGTTAAATGTAAAACCCAAAGAT GTGCCTAGGTCCGTACCTCAGCCTTTagactcttcctctccctttccaaaGGATCCGCTGTTGAGGAAAGAAAAACTGCAAGACCTCATGGCCCAGATTCAAGGAACTTGTAACTTCATGCAA gtggcttcttcAGTTACTTGTAGCTCAAATGCTTGCTTGGCTACTACTGATCAGGCTTCttcaggaactgaaacagaattTATGACCTCAGAGACCCCTGAG GTGTTTAATGTTAATGCACCTCTGCCTCCACGGGAAGAACAAGAAGTGAAAGAATGCCCTTACTCACCTGGCTACAATCAAAACTTTACTTCAGCAAGTACGCAGACAATATCCCAATGCCAGCTCCCAGCCATACACATAGAACAGACAGCCCAACCTCCAGATACTG CTGCAGGTTACCATCCTGATGGAACTGTTCAAGTAAGCAATGGCAGCCTCACCTTTTACCCAGTACCCACGAGTGTGTTTCCCAGACCTGCTCAGCCGTCCATCAGAGGATGCACACGTGGAGGGAGGTTACTAATGAACCCCTGCTGGCCGTCTTGTGGCTACAAAG GTTTTGATAGTTGCAGAGGACCCCCTTCAGCTTCTAATGGGAATTACAGCCAACTGCAGCTGCAAGCTACAGAATATCCTGGCATACCTTGTACCCAAGGG gatAATTTCCAGCAATGTTATAACAGATCAGGGATATCTGATGGTCTTCAGGCAAATTCAAGAG GGTGGAGCGACTCCTCTCAGGTGAGCAGCCCAGAGAGAGACCGTGAGACTTTTAACAGTGGAGACTCTGGGCAAGGAGACTCCCGGAGCATGACCCCTGTGGATGTGCCAGTGACAAGCCCAGCAGCTGCCATCTTTCCCATACACGTCTATCCCCTGCCTCAGCAAATGCGAGTTGCCTTCTCAGCTGCCAGAACATCCAATTTGGCTCCTGGAACTTTAGACCAACCTATTGTGTTTGACCTTCTCCTGAACAACTTGGGAGAGACATTTGATCTTCAGCTCGGTAGATTCAATTGCCCAGTCAATGGCACGTATGTGTTCATTTTCCACATGCTGAAACTGGCCGTGAATGTGCCTCTGTATGTCAACCTCATGAAGAATGAGGAGGTCTTGGTGTCAGCCTATGCCAATGATGGTGCTCCAGACCACGAGACAGCTAGCAACCATGCCATTCTCCAGCTCCTGCAGGGAGACCAGATATGGTTGCGCTTACACAGGGGAGCAATTTATGGGAGTAGCTGGAAATACTCTACATTTTCAGGCTATCTTCTTTATCAAGATTGA
- the Caprin2 gene encoding caprin-2 isoform X3: MKPTKTHANHNQHGEDHQPSTLSSASSPSQAYETYIENGLICLKHKIRNIEKKKLKLKDYKDRLNNGEQLNPDQLEAVEKYEEVLHNLEFAKELQKTFSVLSQDLLKAQKKAQKREHMLKLEAEKKKLRTILQVQYVLQSLTQEHVQKDLKGGLNGAMYLPSKELDYLIKFSKLTCPERNGSLSVEDQMEQSSLYFWDLLEGSEKAVVGTTYKHVKDLLSKLLNSGYFENVPVLKNSKEKEEEMVIQSEKKKQLLKTESIKESESLVELVQPKIQPQEFLNRRYMTQVNHSRKQENEERPWRADYARKPNLLKCWNTLPESDGQEKKQESLESWESSVKSQEVSKPVVSFDQGNLWSTLQEEQKQQISMTPVSHWKPETSKSKVGTPQEEQNIQDTPKPWVVQPQKEQDPKKVPSGSWTVSVQSEQSSGRSWTTPVCGEGDSTKPRTSVSWEHSAENQKHSLAPQSQTPLKSWGEASADLLPNDQLLPRKLNVKPKDDPLLRKEKLQDLMAQIQGTCNFMQESVLDLDKPSSAVPSPQPPSASPVSTVSAEQNVSNQSDFIQEPLRVASSVTCSSNACLATTDQASSGTETEFMTSETPEMTVPPSKPAPLLSKGFQLPPARGSSAVVSTVPFQAMQTVFNVNAPLPPREEQEVKECPYSPGYNQNFTSASTQTISQCQLPAIHIEQTAQPPDTAAGYHPDGTVQVSNGSLTFYPVPTSVFPRPAQPSIRGCTRGGRLLMNPCWPSCGYKGFDSCRGPPSASNGNYSQLQLQATEYPGIPCTQGDNFQQCYNRSGISDGLQANSRGWSDSSQVSSPERDRETFNSGDSGQGDSRSMTPVDVPVTSPAAAIFPIHVYPLPQQMRVAFSAARTSNLAPGTLDQPIVFDLLLNNLGETFDLQLGRFNCPVNGTYVFIFHMLKLAVNVPLYVNLMKNEEVLVSAYANDGAPDHETASNHAILQLLQGDQIWLRLHRGAIYGSSWKYSTFSGYLLYQD; this comes from the exons GAAGCAGTGGAGAAGTATGAAGAGGTTCTGCATAATTTGGAATTCGCCAAGGAGCTTCAGAAAACCTTTTCTGTGCTGAGCCAAGAT CTACTGAAAGCACAGAAAAAGGCCCAGAAAAGGGAGCACATGCTAAAACTTGAGGCTGAGAAGAAAAAACTTCGAACTATACTTCAAGTTCAGTATGTGTTACAGAGCTTGACACAAGAACATGTACAAAAAGACCTCAAAGGGGGCTTGAATGGTGCAATGTATTTGCCTTCAAAAGAACTCGACTACCTCATTAAATTCTCAAAACTGACCTGCCCTGAAAGAAATGGAAGTCTGAG TGTTGAAGACCAGATGGAGCAGTCGTCCTTGTACTTTTGGGACCTTTTGGAAGGTAGTGAGAAAGCAGTGGTAGGAACGACAT ACAAACATGTGAAAGATCTTCTGTCTAAACTGCTGAACTCagggtattttgaaaatgtcCCAGTTCTCAAAAATTctaaggaaaaagaggaagagatggtaatacaatcagaaaagaagaaacagttaCTGAAGACTGAATCTATCAAAGAGTCAG aatcTCTTGTGGAACTTGTGCAGCCAAAAATACAACCACAGGAG TTTCTGAACAGACGCTATATGACACAAGTAAATCattcaagaaaacaagaaaacgaGGAACGACCTTGGAGAGCAGATTATGCTAGAAAACCAAATCTCCTCAAATGCTGGAATACGCTTCCTGAATCAGATGGTCAAGAGAAGAAGCAGGAGTCCTTGGAGTCTTGGGAGTCTTCTGTTAAGTCCCAGGAGGTATCAAAGCCTGTGGTTTCCTTCGATCAGGGGAACCTCTGGTCAACattgcaggaagagcagaagcaaCAGATTTCTATGACACCTGTCAGTCATTGGAAGCCAGAAACCTCTAAGTCCAAAGTGGGCACCCCTCAAGAAGAGCAGAACATACAGGATACACCAAAGCCATGGGTGGTTCAGCCTCAGAAAGAACAAGATCCAAAGAAGGTACCTTCTGGATCCTGGACAGTCTCTGTGCAAAGTGAACAGAGCAGCGGCAGGTCCTGGACCACTCCTGTGTGCGGAGAAGGGGATTCAACAAAGCCTCGAACTTCAGTGTCCTGGGAACACAGTGCTGAGAACCAGAAACACTCCTTAGCACCACAGTCACAGACTCCTCTAAAGTCCTGGGGGGAAGCTTCAGCTGACCTGTTACCAAATGACCAGCTCCTGCCCAGGAAGTTAAATGTAAAACCCAAAGAT GATCCGCTGTTGAGGAAAGAAAAACTGCAAGACCTCATGGCCCAGATTCAAGGAACTTGTAACTTCATGCAA GAGTCTGTCCTAGATCTTGACAAACCCTCAAGTGCAGTTCCGTCACCACAGCCACCTTCAGCTTCTCCAG tctCCACAGTATCTGCAGAGCAAAACGTGTCCAATCAAAGTGATTTTATTCAAGAGCCATTACGG gtggcttcttcAGTTACTTGTAGCTCAAATGCTTGCTTGGCTACTACTGATCAGGCTTCttcaggaactgaaacagaattTATGACCTCAGAGACCCCTGAG ATGACAGTTCCCCCCAGCAAGCCAGCACCTCTCTTGTCAAAAGGCTTCCAGTTACCTCCTGCAAGGGGAAGCTCAGCAGTCGTTAGCACAGTGCCCTTTCAAGCCATGCAGACA GTGTTTAATGTTAATGCACCTCTGCCTCCACGGGAAGAACAAGAAGTGAAAGAATGCCCTTACTCACCTGGCTACAATCAAAACTTTACTTCAGCAAGTACGCAGACAATATCCCAATGCCAGCTCCCAGCCATACACATAGAACAGACAGCCCAACCTCCAGATACTG CTGCAGGTTACCATCCTGATGGAACTGTTCAAGTAAGCAATGGCAGCCTCACCTTTTACCCAGTACCCACGAGTGTGTTTCCCAGACCTGCTCAGCCGTCCATCAGAGGATGCACACGTGGAGGGAGGTTACTAATGAACCCCTGCTGGCCGTCTTGTGGCTACAAAG GTTTTGATAGTTGCAGAGGACCCCCTTCAGCTTCTAATGGGAATTACAGCCAACTGCAGCTGCAAGCTACAGAATATCCTGGCATACCTTGTACCCAAGGG gatAATTTCCAGCAATGTTATAACAGATCAGGGATATCTGATGGTCTTCAGGCAAATTCAAGAG GGTGGAGCGACTCCTCTCAGGTGAGCAGCCCAGAGAGAGACCGTGAGACTTTTAACAGTGGAGACTCTGGGCAAGGAGACTCCCGGAGCATGACCCCTGTGGATGTGCCAGTGACAAGCCCAGCAGCTGCCATCTTTCCCATACACGTCTATCCCCTGCCTCAGCAAATGCGAGTTGCCTTCTCAGCTGCCAGAACATCCAATTTGGCTCCTGGAACTTTAGACCAACCTATTGTGTTTGACCTTCTCCTGAACAACTTGGGAGAGACATTTGATCTTCAGCTCGGTAGATTCAATTGCCCAGTCAATGGCACGTATGTGTTCATTTTCCACATGCTGAAACTGGCCGTGAATGTGCCTCTGTATGTCAACCTCATGAAGAATGAGGAGGTCTTGGTGTCAGCCTATGCCAATGATGGTGCTCCAGACCACGAGACAGCTAGCAACCATGCCATTCTCCAGCTCCTGCAGGGAGACCAGATATGGTTGCGCTTACACAGGGGAGCAATTTATGGGAGTAGCTGGAAATACTCTACATTTTCAGGCTATCTTCTTTATCAAGATTGA
- the Caprin2 gene encoding caprin-2 isoform X2, which yields MKPTKTHANHNQHGEDHQPSTLSSASSPSQAYETYIENGLICLKHKIRNIEKKKLKLKDYKDRLNNGEQLNPDQLEAVEKYEEVLHNLEFAKELQKTFSVLSQDLLKAQKKAQKREHMLKLEAEKKKLRTILQVQYVLQSLTQEHVQKDLKGGLNGAMYLPSKELDYLIKFSKLTCPERNGSLSVEDQMEQSSLYFWDLLEGSEKAVVGTTYKHVKDLLSKLLNSGYFENVPVLKNSKEKEEEMVIQSEKKKQLLKTESIKESESLVELVQPKIQPQEFLNRRYMTQVNHSRKQENEERPWRADYARKPNLLKCWNTLPESDGQEKKQESLESWESSVKSQEVSKPVVSFDQGNLWSTLQEEQKQQISMTPVSHWKPETSKSKVGTPQEEQNIQDTPKPWVVQPQKEQDPKKVPSGSWTVSVQSEQSSGRSWTTPVCGEGDSTKPRTSVSWEHSAENQKHSLAPQSQTPLKSWGEASADLLPNDQLLPRKLNVKPKDVPRSVPQPLDSSSPFPKDPLLRKEKLQDLMAQIQGTCNFMQESVLDLDKPSSAVPSPQPPSASPVSTVSAEQNVSNQSDFIQEPLRVASSVTCSSNACLATTDQASSGTETEFMTSETPEMTVPPSKPAPLLSKGFQLPPARGSSAVVSTVPFQAMQTVFNVNAPLPPREEQEVKECPYSPGYNQNFTSASTQTISQCQLPAIHIEQTAQPPDTGYHPDGTVQVSNGSLTFYPVPTSVFPRPAQPSIRGCTRGGRLLMNPCWPSCGYKGFDSCRGPPSASNGNYSQLQLQATEYPGIPCTQGDNFQQCYNRSGISDGLQANSRGWSDSSQVSSPERDRETFNSGDSGQGDSRSMTPVDVPVTSPAAAIFPIHVYPLPQQMRVAFSAARTSNLAPGTLDQPIVFDLLLNNLGETFDLQLGRFNCPVNGTYVFIFHMLKLAVNVPLYVNLMKNEEVLVSAYANDGAPDHETASNHAILQLLQGDQIWLRLHRGAIYGSSWKYSTFSGYLLYQD from the exons GAAGCAGTGGAGAAGTATGAAGAGGTTCTGCATAATTTGGAATTCGCCAAGGAGCTTCAGAAAACCTTTTCTGTGCTGAGCCAAGAT CTACTGAAAGCACAGAAAAAGGCCCAGAAAAGGGAGCACATGCTAAAACTTGAGGCTGAGAAGAAAAAACTTCGAACTATACTTCAAGTTCAGTATGTGTTACAGAGCTTGACACAAGAACATGTACAAAAAGACCTCAAAGGGGGCTTGAATGGTGCAATGTATTTGCCTTCAAAAGAACTCGACTACCTCATTAAATTCTCAAAACTGACCTGCCCTGAAAGAAATGGAAGTCTGAG TGTTGAAGACCAGATGGAGCAGTCGTCCTTGTACTTTTGGGACCTTTTGGAAGGTAGTGAGAAAGCAGTGGTAGGAACGACAT ACAAACATGTGAAAGATCTTCTGTCTAAACTGCTGAACTCagggtattttgaaaatgtcCCAGTTCTCAAAAATTctaaggaaaaagaggaagagatggtaatacaatcagaaaagaagaaacagttaCTGAAGACTGAATCTATCAAAGAGTCAG aatcTCTTGTGGAACTTGTGCAGCCAAAAATACAACCACAGGAG TTTCTGAACAGACGCTATATGACACAAGTAAATCattcaagaaaacaagaaaacgaGGAACGACCTTGGAGAGCAGATTATGCTAGAAAACCAAATCTCCTCAAATGCTGGAATACGCTTCCTGAATCAGATGGTCAAGAGAAGAAGCAGGAGTCCTTGGAGTCTTGGGAGTCTTCTGTTAAGTCCCAGGAGGTATCAAAGCCTGTGGTTTCCTTCGATCAGGGGAACCTCTGGTCAACattgcaggaagagcagaagcaaCAGATTTCTATGACACCTGTCAGTCATTGGAAGCCAGAAACCTCTAAGTCCAAAGTGGGCACCCCTCAAGAAGAGCAGAACATACAGGATACACCAAAGCCATGGGTGGTTCAGCCTCAGAAAGAACAAGATCCAAAGAAGGTACCTTCTGGATCCTGGACAGTCTCTGTGCAAAGTGAACAGAGCAGCGGCAGGTCCTGGACCACTCCTGTGTGCGGAGAAGGGGATTCAACAAAGCCTCGAACTTCAGTGTCCTGGGAACACAGTGCTGAGAACCAGAAACACTCCTTAGCACCACAGTCACAGACTCCTCTAAAGTCCTGGGGGGAAGCTTCAGCTGACCTGTTACCAAATGACCAGCTCCTGCCCAGGAAGTTAAATGTAAAACCCAAAGAT GTGCCTAGGTCCGTACCTCAGCCTTTagactcttcctctccctttccaaaGGATCCGCTGTTGAGGAAAGAAAAACTGCAAGACCTCATGGCCCAGATTCAAGGAACTTGTAACTTCATGCAA GAGTCTGTCCTAGATCTTGACAAACCCTCAAGTGCAGTTCCGTCACCACAGCCACCTTCAGCTTCTCCAG tctCCACAGTATCTGCAGAGCAAAACGTGTCCAATCAAAGTGATTTTATTCAAGAGCCATTACGG gtggcttcttcAGTTACTTGTAGCTCAAATGCTTGCTTGGCTACTACTGATCAGGCTTCttcaggaactgaaacagaattTATGACCTCAGAGACCCCTGAG ATGACAGTTCCCCCCAGCAAGCCAGCACCTCTCTTGTCAAAAGGCTTCCAGTTACCTCCTGCAAGGGGAAGCTCAGCAGTCGTTAGCACAGTGCCCTTTCAAGCCATGCAGACA GTGTTTAATGTTAATGCACCTCTGCCTCCACGGGAAGAACAAGAAGTGAAAGAATGCCCTTACTCACCTGGCTACAATCAAAACTTTACTTCAGCAAGTACGCAGACAATATCCCAATGCCAGCTCCCAGCCATACACATAGAACAGACAGCCCAACCTCCAGATACTG GTTACCATCCTGATGGAACTGTTCAAGTAAGCAATGGCAGCCTCACCTTTTACCCAGTACCCACGAGTGTGTTTCCCAGACCTGCTCAGCCGTCCATCAGAGGATGCACACGTGGAGGGAGGTTACTAATGAACCCCTGCTGGCCGTCTTGTGGCTACAAAG GTTTTGATAGTTGCAGAGGACCCCCTTCAGCTTCTAATGGGAATTACAGCCAACTGCAGCTGCAAGCTACAGAATATCCTGGCATACCTTGTACCCAAGGG gatAATTTCCAGCAATGTTATAACAGATCAGGGATATCTGATGGTCTTCAGGCAAATTCAAGAG GGTGGAGCGACTCCTCTCAGGTGAGCAGCCCAGAGAGAGACCGTGAGACTTTTAACAGTGGAGACTCTGGGCAAGGAGACTCCCGGAGCATGACCCCTGTGGATGTGCCAGTGACAAGCCCAGCAGCTGCCATCTTTCCCATACACGTCTATCCCCTGCCTCAGCAAATGCGAGTTGCCTTCTCAGCTGCCAGAACATCCAATTTGGCTCCTGGAACTTTAGACCAACCTATTGTGTTTGACCTTCTCCTGAACAACTTGGGAGAGACATTTGATCTTCAGCTCGGTAGATTCAATTGCCCAGTCAATGGCACGTATGTGTTCATTTTCCACATGCTGAAACTGGCCGTGAATGTGCCTCTGTATGTCAACCTCATGAAGAATGAGGAGGTCTTGGTGTCAGCCTATGCCAATGATGGTGCTCCAGACCACGAGACAGCTAGCAACCATGCCATTCTCCAGCTCCTGCAGGGAGACCAGATATGGTTGCGCTTACACAGGGGAGCAATTTATGGGAGTAGCTGGAAATACTCTACATTTTCAGGCTATCTTCTTTATCAAGATTGA
- the Caprin2 gene encoding caprin-2 isoform X4, with protein MKPTKTHANHNQHGEDHQPSTLSSASSPSQAYETYIENGLICLKHKIRNIEKKKLKLKDYKDRLNNGEQLNPDQLEAVEKYEEVLHNLEFAKELQKTFSVLSQDLLKAQKKAQKREHMLKLEAEKKKLRTILQVQYVLQSLTQEHVQKDLKGGLNGAMYLPSKELDYLIKFSKLTCPERNGSLSVEDQMEQSSLYFWDLLEGSEKAVVGTTYKHVKDLLSKLLNSGYFENVPVLKNSKEKEEEMVIQSEKKKQLLKTESIKESESLVELVQPKIQPQEFLNRRYMTQVNHSRKQENEERPWRADYARKPNLLKCWNTLPESDGQEKKQESLESWESSVKSQEVSKPVVSFDQGNLWSTLQEEQKQQISMTPVSHWKPETSKSKVGTPQEEQNIQDTPKPWVVQPQKEQDPKKVPSGSWTVSVQSEQSSGRSWTTPVCGEGDSTKPRTSVSWEHSAENQKHSLAPQSQTPLKSWGEASADLLPNDQLLPRKLNVKPKDVPRSVPQPLDSSSPFPKDPLLRKEKLQDLMAQIQGTCNFMQESVLDLDKPSSAVPSPQPPSASPVSTVSAEQNVSNQSDFIQEPLRVASSVTCSSNACLATTDQASSGTETEFMTSETPEVFNVNAPLPPREEQEVKECPYSPGYNQNFTSASTQTISQCQLPAIHIEQTAQPPDTAAGYHPDGTVQVSNGSLTFYPVPTSVFPRPAQPSIRGCTRGGRLLMNPCWPSCGYKGFDSCRGPPSASNGNYSQLQLQATEYPGIPCTQGDNFQQCYNRSGISDGLQANSRGWSDSSQVSSPERDRETFNSGDSGQGDSRSMTPVDVPVTSPAAAIFPIHVYPLPQQMRVAFSAARTSNLAPGTLDQPIVFDLLLNNLGETFDLQLGRFNCPVNGTYVFIFHMLKLAVNVPLYVNLMKNEEVLVSAYANDGAPDHETASNHAILQLLQGDQIWLRLHRGAIYGSSWKYSTFSGYLLYQD; from the exons GAAGCAGTGGAGAAGTATGAAGAGGTTCTGCATAATTTGGAATTCGCCAAGGAGCTTCAGAAAACCTTTTCTGTGCTGAGCCAAGAT CTACTGAAAGCACAGAAAAAGGCCCAGAAAAGGGAGCACATGCTAAAACTTGAGGCTGAGAAGAAAAAACTTCGAACTATACTTCAAGTTCAGTATGTGTTACAGAGCTTGACACAAGAACATGTACAAAAAGACCTCAAAGGGGGCTTGAATGGTGCAATGTATTTGCCTTCAAAAGAACTCGACTACCTCATTAAATTCTCAAAACTGACCTGCCCTGAAAGAAATGGAAGTCTGAG TGTTGAAGACCAGATGGAGCAGTCGTCCTTGTACTTTTGGGACCTTTTGGAAGGTAGTGAGAAAGCAGTGGTAGGAACGACAT ACAAACATGTGAAAGATCTTCTGTCTAAACTGCTGAACTCagggtattttgaaaatgtcCCAGTTCTCAAAAATTctaaggaaaaagaggaagagatggtaatacaatcagaaaagaagaaacagttaCTGAAGACTGAATCTATCAAAGAGTCAG aatcTCTTGTGGAACTTGTGCAGCCAAAAATACAACCACAGGAG TTTCTGAACAGACGCTATATGACACAAGTAAATCattcaagaaaacaagaaaacgaGGAACGACCTTGGAGAGCAGATTATGCTAGAAAACCAAATCTCCTCAAATGCTGGAATACGCTTCCTGAATCAGATGGTCAAGAGAAGAAGCAGGAGTCCTTGGAGTCTTGGGAGTCTTCTGTTAAGTCCCAGGAGGTATCAAAGCCTGTGGTTTCCTTCGATCAGGGGAACCTCTGGTCAACattgcaggaagagcagaagcaaCAGATTTCTATGACACCTGTCAGTCATTGGAAGCCAGAAACCTCTAAGTCCAAAGTGGGCACCCCTCAAGAAGAGCAGAACATACAGGATACACCAAAGCCATGGGTGGTTCAGCCTCAGAAAGAACAAGATCCAAAGAAGGTACCTTCTGGATCCTGGACAGTCTCTGTGCAAAGTGAACAGAGCAGCGGCAGGTCCTGGACCACTCCTGTGTGCGGAGAAGGGGATTCAACAAAGCCTCGAACTTCAGTGTCCTGGGAACACAGTGCTGAGAACCAGAAACACTCCTTAGCACCACAGTCACAGACTCCTCTAAAGTCCTGGGGGGAAGCTTCAGCTGACCTGTTACCAAATGACCAGCTCCTGCCCAGGAAGTTAAATGTAAAACCCAAAGAT GTGCCTAGGTCCGTACCTCAGCCTTTagactcttcctctccctttccaaaGGATCCGCTGTTGAGGAAAGAAAAACTGCAAGACCTCATGGCCCAGATTCAAGGAACTTGTAACTTCATGCAA GAGTCTGTCCTAGATCTTGACAAACCCTCAAGTGCAGTTCCGTCACCACAGCCACCTTCAGCTTCTCCAG tctCCACAGTATCTGCAGAGCAAAACGTGTCCAATCAAAGTGATTTTATTCAAGAGCCATTACGG gtggcttcttcAGTTACTTGTAGCTCAAATGCTTGCTTGGCTACTACTGATCAGGCTTCttcaggaactgaaacagaattTATGACCTCAGAGACCCCTGAG GTGTTTAATGTTAATGCACCTCTGCCTCCACGGGAAGAACAAGAAGTGAAAGAATGCCCTTACTCACCTGGCTACAATCAAAACTTTACTTCAGCAAGTACGCAGACAATATCCCAATGCCAGCTCCCAGCCATACACATAGAACAGACAGCCCAACCTCCAGATACTG CTGCAGGTTACCATCCTGATGGAACTGTTCAAGTAAGCAATGGCAGCCTCACCTTTTACCCAGTACCCACGAGTGTGTTTCCCAGACCTGCTCAGCCGTCCATCAGAGGATGCACACGTGGAGGGAGGTTACTAATGAACCCCTGCTGGCCGTCTTGTGGCTACAAAG GTTTTGATAGTTGCAGAGGACCCCCTTCAGCTTCTAATGGGAATTACAGCCAACTGCAGCTGCAAGCTACAGAATATCCTGGCATACCTTGTACCCAAGGG gatAATTTCCAGCAATGTTATAACAGATCAGGGATATCTGATGGTCTTCAGGCAAATTCAAGAG GGTGGAGCGACTCCTCTCAGGTGAGCAGCCCAGAGAGAGACCGTGAGACTTTTAACAGTGGAGACTCTGGGCAAGGAGACTCCCGGAGCATGACCCCTGTGGATGTGCCAGTGACAAGCCCAGCAGCTGCCATCTTTCCCATACACGTCTATCCCCTGCCTCAGCAAATGCGAGTTGCCTTCTCAGCTGCCAGAACATCCAATTTGGCTCCTGGAACTTTAGACCAACCTATTGTGTTTGACCTTCTCCTGAACAACTTGGGAGAGACATTTGATCTTCAGCTCGGTAGATTCAATTGCCCAGTCAATGGCACGTATGTGTTCATTTTCCACATGCTGAAACTGGCCGTGAATGTGCCTCTGTATGTCAACCTCATGAAGAATGAGGAGGTCTTGGTGTCAGCCTATGCCAATGATGGTGCTCCAGACCACGAGACAGCTAGCAACCATGCCATTCTCCAGCTCCTGCAGGGAGACCAGATATGGTTGCGCTTACACAGGGGAGCAATTTATGGGAGTAGCTGGAAATACTCTACATTTTCAGGCTATCTTCTTTATCAAGATTGA